A single window of Montipora capricornis isolate CH-2021 chromosome 14, ASM3666992v2, whole genome shotgun sequence DNA harbors:
- the LOC138033133 gene encoding uncharacterized protein → MHFLGLLLEFLAFFVLVVEVDGAPKIFSCPVCSFSGNSFADAKGKCDQKLQFQACPVHMMNPVCAAFYEDGFLKRLCLSKEGYQSLEEECNLKEDQTCRMTMAMCEQSRCMASLPDPTQAFLCPVCKGSGKDFADSKRNCDLYMTIQPCPEYITDAVCAAFGEDGKFERKCLSMGKYQSLMEECDDGESPGCRIAMCDKSRCEASV, encoded by the exons ATGCATTTTTTAGGCCTTTTGCTGGAATTTCTGGCTTTTTTCGTTTTGGTAGTCGAGGTTGACGGAG CTCCAAAGATATTCTCCTGCCCAGTTTGCTCTTTTTCCGGAAACAGCTTTGCTGACGCTAAAGGCAAATGCGatcaaaaactgcaattccAAGCCTGTCCCGTGCACATGATGAACCCTGTTTGTGCAGCTTTCTACGAGGACGGATTTCTCAAGAGGCTATGTCTTTCCAAAGAAGGATATCAGAGTTTGGAAGAGGAGTGTAATTTAAAGGAAGACCAAACCTGTAGGATGACGATGGCTATGTGCGAGCAATCGAGGTGCATGGCTTCACTTCCAG ATCCAACTCAGGCATTTTTATGTCCTGTTTGCAAAGGGTCAGGAAAAGATTTCGCAGACAGTAAAAGAAATTGTGACCTCTATATGACAATTCAGCCGTGCCCAGAATACATAACTGATGCTGTTTGCGCAGCTTTCGGTGAAGATGGAAAATTCGAGCGAAAGTGTCTTTCCATGGGCAAGTACCAAAGTTTGATGGAAGAGTGTGATGACGGAGAAAGCCCTGGTTGCAGGATTGCCATGTGCGATAAATCTAGATGCGAGGCTTCAG TTTAA